In Lolium rigidum isolate FL_2022 chromosome 3, APGP_CSIRO_Lrig_0.1, whole genome shotgun sequence, the genomic window TGATTCTGCAGTGGAGATGGTGTGTTCATTGGGTGTGCCAAGGGCAGGGTGCTTAAACTAGAATCATTGCCCCATATATGATTTCGCGTCGGTTGAGTTGCTAAATGAGCGCTGCTGCTCCCAATTGGATGTGACATCCCAAGGCTGCTTGGATTGAGGCTGTTGTTTCTCATCCTTGCACAAAGCTCATTCTGTAGTTCTATTATTTGGGCTTTCAGTGTAGCATTCTCGTCTTGCAGCTCGTTCTTCTCTGAACCGACCTGTTGATAAGTGTAAATTAGGCTTAACAGTGAAGGTAATGCAAGTAACCTGAAACAACTACAAACATTTGATAAATCAAGCAAGCAGCAATATTGTAGCAGCACCAACCTCTTATTTAAAAGGAAACACGTTAACGGAAATTATTTTATATGTCAGTTGATTGCAATGAAGGCATTGGCTACAAGTACAACAAATACATATTTTTTAGAAGCAACACACACGCAAGATATTCATCCTTGTGGTGAAGAAGGAAGCAGTTATCATGTAGGGCATATTTTGGGGTTTCAAAGGTCATCATTGACCCTTTGGAGTTGGTCTATAATTTGTTTGccttggtcaagtaacacaagaaTCCATGTAGCATACAATATGTTCAAAATTTGGAGCAGAAGTATACAagcacttttattttgaaaactcacATATTGGCGCTCAGTTAGAAGAGCAGACTGTTCCTTTCTAAGAGATTCTACTTGAGTAAACAAATCTCGCAGTACCCGTGCAGCATCACCCAAAACTGTAGCTTTTCCACTATTTTGTCGATCATGATCTGTAATAACAGAACTATTTCTATTAGAAACAATATGTAGAATATATTTGTACAAGAAACAACAATAAGCATGCAGGAGGTAAAGGTACAGGTTAAAACTGAGTAATGGTTAGTGCTAGCATGAATAATGCTGGTGGATAATTGCATACAAATCATTATCCATTGTTGCATAATTTATTCGTCATGTGCAACAAACATATAAAGGAGAATGAAAACAATGGATTTTACTTATTTTCGGAATGTCTAATAAAAACCTTCTATATGGTCTAAATAACAAGTTAATGTCAACTTTCCCCTTCAGAATTTTGTTCTCAGAGCAACATGTGGTGGACCACTCAAAAGTGAGCTTCGAAACAAACAGAAAAGCCAGCCCTTTCACAAGGGAATATTTAGCAATTTCAACAAAATGGGACCCATGTAGACTTTTAGAATCCTGGAAAGCTAGGATGAGAAAAACAGGAAGATGGTGCACACTATGTGTGCAACCTGTGCATGCATATGACACAACAGCATATAATTAAAGAGGGAATCAACATATGCTCTTTCAGTTGCCGCATCAATACTATGAACACATACTACGCATAAGATATGTATGGTCACTATAATAAACACATAACCTAATTTTAAGGTTTAACTTTGTCGTCTCTGGGATCTATATATAGTGTATTGTTTGCCAGTTGCCATCAAGTAATTAAAAAGGGGCACATGTGTCCAAGTGGAGGGAACAGAATCAAGTAATCTATGTGCAATAATTGGTATTTTTCTCAAAAGGGAAAATTAGATATGTACCAGATGGTCATTGATTAATGATGCATTGTACTAACCTAGCATACTGCTGAGCTCAACAAAAAGGTCATTCAACTGGTCACGCTTAAGTTTCTCTCGTTCAGCTTTATGATTTTTCTTTGGAGTTTTTTCCTGGGATCTTTGGTTAGGAGACCTGCACCAAAAAAAATCTTCAGAATAAGAAAAAAATGTATACGAGGGAGGAGGGTAGCATTTATAGGAAATTAAGATGTGAAATTAATGACCACGCCTAGGTTCAGAATAATACGAAGGTGCAAATTTACAAATTTGGCAAACTTCAGGACATTGACAAAGACTAGGTCTAAGCAACTCTGTGTTGATATATATTCCCAGCCCTTCTCCATCAGTTCGTACTTTTGGGTGATCTGCTTGATACATGAATTTAATATGGTATtagagccaagaggtctcaagttcaagacccAGCCAGACATCCAATTTAATACTCTGTACTCTGAAAAATATTCGAAtatcaaagtagcatgaaacacatCTCTGGATTTCTCAACAAAACTGTTGTTTTAAACTTCAAAAACTAATCGCTTTAATAGAAACTCACAATACACTTGTACCTGATATCTATGCAACATAGCCTACAGTTCATACAACAATGCCTAACTGCAAGTCTTTATGGCAAGTACTGCCCCCAGATTCATATTGCCGATCACAAGATAAATGAGCAGGATGGAACTGCGGCACCATGTGCTTAATTTCGTGTTTTAATTCCTAAATCACCTTCAGTTTTAGAAGTTTCTTCTATTTTATGTTTGTATTTATAGGAAATTTGATCTCATGGATTTCTCTGTTTGTGCTCTGTACATATGGCATTTTCTTTTAAGGCTTGTGCCAGCTCAGAGAACATAATCCTTATTATTGGAAACACACAAAGAAAAACACAACTTTTAGTGGGCCCATACACCCAAAATCATCAAAATTCTAGCCCTTACATGATGCAGATGCAATATAATCAGGTGAAATGTAGAGTCTACTGGAGCAGATGAGCCTCCTCATGTACAAGAATAACTGAATAAGTAACACATCACTTATGGTCTTTTAACAGATTAGCGAACAGATCCACTTGGAAACATAAATACTGATCAGCATGCAGCTTTATGGTTATAAAACAGATTTAGAATATGAAGAGCAGAACTGGTTTGAACTAGGAGGATGGTCACAAAGAACTGAACAGGGTAAGTTTGAGCGCATTTTATCAGTAACTAAGTCAGTGTCACAACTTAAACTTTTGGCTTATTGGCCAAAGTAAGAAGGTGGAATGAATTACAGTTATATAAAGCTAGGTAAATAGCTAAGTAAATGAAAAGTGGAAAGAGGAAGAGAGGTAATTAAGGACCAACCCATCAACACGCTTTTCGGCAGCAGAATTTGAGCTGCCAGGCAGGGAACCTGAGCTGTCCGTATCAGCCACCATCCCAAGGTTTTGGTTCCTGCATAACACGAAAAGAAATAAAGCTGAAATCCAAGTAACAAGAAGGGCAAGCTAATGTAAATCTCTGAGCACAAAGGAATGTCAAGTTTAGTTCATTTACAGACTCCACGGTCTCACGTGAAGTGGTGCCATGGAGAATCCAAAGTTGTTAATACAATCAAGAACTAGTACAGAAGCATGGACATTTTTACAGGAGATAATAAATGCTGCAAATAATACCATCAAGATACCAACTTTTCATTTGGAGGAAGTTAACAGACAGCCTATATAGATCCATATAATTCCATACCAATATATAACGCCTGAGACGCTACTAGGATCAATCATAACCCACCTACCCAAAAAAACAAAACATCAACAACTCCTTTTCTACCTCATAACAACAACCTTTTCAAAACCATCAACCGCCCTAACAGTGAATCATAAAACCAATTGATTCATATTACCTATGATCTACAA contains:
- the LOC124698918 gene encoding transcription factor BHLH062-like, which gives rise to MVADTDSSGSLPGSSNSAAEKRVDGSPNQRSQEKTPKKNHKAEREKLKRDQLNDLFVELSSMLDHDRQNSGKATVLGDAARVLRDLFTQVESLRKEQSALLTERQYVGSEKNELQDENATLKAQIIELQNELCARMRNNSLNPSSLGMSHPIGSSSAHLATQPTRNHIWGNDSSLSTLPLAHPMNTPSPLQNQRHQSVGSGQVASRPRELQLFPGTSASPDRESSRHRSNPATSLGHAVSLPGQLRLSLPRASQEESRSSGSPRNRK